The Leptospira venezuelensis genome contains a region encoding:
- the tsaD gene encoding tRNA (adenosine(37)-N6)-threonylcarbamoyltransferase complex transferase subunit TsaD has translation MIGLGIETSCDETSLAIVKDGKELLSLKIFSQIDLHKPFRGIVPEIASRAHLEKINPLLSEVLEESKLKLSDLNYVAVTRSPGLTGSLMIGAQLARSIHAVYGTPIVPLCHLQAHFAVLHLEEVEPVFPVLGLLLSGGNSAIYKIPHFGKMEVVGDTMDDALGEAFDKVAGLLSLPYPGGPPIEKEASKYVPEPKEKDLLPPLLRNLEQDRVAFSFSGLKTAVSHLIAKRPDLSTQAVCYHFQKTAFELVERNLKRAVSITGIKRIVAGGGVLANSTLRNRLSQFAEKNSLEFFSPQKKIYCTDNGAMVAALGYYLFKQGYSKSLDFTVSPVRQETYI, from the coding sequence ATGATCGGTCTTGGAATAGAGACTAGCTGCGATGAAACCAGTCTAGCTATTGTGAAAGATGGGAAAGAATTACTTTCCCTGAAAATTTTCAGCCAAATAGATCTACATAAACCTTTTAGAGGGATTGTTCCGGAGATCGCTTCCCGCGCTCACTTAGAGAAAATCAATCCTCTTCTCTCTGAAGTTTTAGAAGAATCTAAACTTAAACTTTCCGATTTGAATTATGTGGCTGTGACCAGATCTCCAGGGCTTACTGGTTCGCTTATGATAGGCGCACAATTAGCAAGATCCATTCATGCAGTGTATGGAACACCTATCGTTCCACTTTGTCATTTACAGGCCCATTTCGCAGTGTTACATTTAGAAGAAGTGGAGCCAGTCTTTCCGGTATTAGGTTTACTTCTTTCCGGTGGGAACTCTGCTATCTATAAAATCCCTCATTTTGGCAAAATGGAAGTGGTGGGAGATACAATGGATGATGCTTTGGGAGAAGCATTTGATAAGGTGGCCGGTTTATTGTCTCTACCTTATCCAGGTGGACCTCCTATTGAAAAGGAAGCATCAAAGTATGTTCCTGAGCCTAAGGAAAAAGATCTTTTACCTCCACTTCTTAGGAATCTGGAGCAGGATCGTGTAGCTTTCTCTTTTTCAGGTTTAAAAACGGCGGTTTCTCATTTGATCGCAAAACGACCGGATCTGTCCACTCAGGCTGTATGTTATCATTTCCAAAAGACTGCGTTTGAACTTGTGGAAAGAAATTTAAAACGCGCAGTCTCCATTACTGGGATTAAAAGAATCGTAGCGGGTGGAGGGGTCTTAGCGAATTCTACACTTCGTAACAGATTATCTCAATTCGCGGAAAAAAATTCCCTGGAATTTTTTTCTCCCCAAAAAAAGATCTACTGCACGGATAACGGCGCGATGGTAGCTGCCCTCGGCTACTATCTATTTAAACAGGGATATTCTAAGAGTTTGGACTTTACAGTAAGTCCGGTAAGGCAGGAGACCTATATATGA
- the pssA gene encoding CDP-diacylglycerol--serine O-phosphatidyltransferase → MNRRIHWIPNMITLGNLSMGFVSILIASEATGNGPQSYILSGFFILLAAICDGLDGMVARALDATSELGADLDSLADLTAFGIAPGFLFYNMVLGEYKIDVFGKEDLFPIGMLIAAIFPACAAYRLARFNVAHDPSSFTGLPSPIAGITIGFLPIFLGKDHTLPHWLGIPLFILIAFLMVSNVRYGKPQVAIRSKLTPLRASLMLGAALIALFFIGIARWPWLVYGLICLYIFSGLLTFLIHIIQELRVKLD, encoded by the coding sequence ATGAATCGCAGGATACATTGGATTCCAAATATGATCACCCTCGGGAACTTGAGTATGGGATTTGTTTCCATTCTTATTGCTTCTGAGGCAACAGGTAACGGACCTCAATCCTATATACTCTCCGGATTTTTTATCTTACTCGCAGCAATCTGCGATGGGTTAGATGGAATGGTGGCAAGAGCTTTGGATGCAACTAGCGAACTAGGTGCTGATCTTGATAGTCTTGCAGATCTAACTGCATTCGGTATCGCACCTGGATTCCTTTTTTATAATATGGTTCTTGGAGAATACAAGATTGATGTTTTCGGAAAAGAAGACCTTTTCCCGATTGGAATGCTGATCGCTGCGATCTTTCCTGCTTGTGCCGCATATAGATTAGCAAGATTTAATGTTGCTCATGATCCTTCTTCCTTTACAGGTTTGCCATCTCCTATTGCGGGAATTACTATCGGTTTTCTTCCGATTTTTTTAGGAAAAGACCATACTCTTCCTCATTGGTTGGGAATACCTCTGTTTATCCTAATCGCTTTTTTAATGGTTTCTAATGTTCGTTATGGAAAGCCTCAGGTGGCAATCCGCTCCAAGCTTACTCCATTACGTGCTAGTTTGATGCTCGGTGCAGCTTTGATCGCTCTATTCTTTATTGGAATTGCTCGTTGGCCTTGGCTTGTTTACGGGCTGATTTGTTTGTATATCTTCTCCGGATTATTAACTTTCTTAATCCATATTATCCAGGAACTAAGAGTAAAACTAGACTAA
- a CDS encoding LIC12298 family protein, which translates to MMIRSLQDSGAYERSRKGLAGAGFDWREKVRSSEPNSKTFADYLEESFQGDLVQDGNWFSETLSELSKKNLRKI; encoded by the coding sequence ATGATGATTCGATCTCTACAAGATTCAGGTGCTTACGAAAGAAGCCGTAAAGGTCTCGCTGGAGCGGGATTCGATTGGAGGGAAAAAGTTCGTTCTTCTGAACCGAACTCTAAGACCTTCGCGGACTATTTGGAAGAATCTTTCCAAGGGGACTTGGTCCAGGATGGAAATTGGTTCTCTGAAACACTTTCCGAGCTGAGTAAGAAGAACCTGAGAAAAATCTAA